One segment of Carya illinoinensis cultivar Pawnee chromosome 1, C.illinoinensisPawnee_v1, whole genome shotgun sequence DNA contains the following:
- the LOC122306609 gene encoding cold-regulated 413 plasma membrane protein 2-like produces the protein MGRKDYLAMKTDPATADLIDSDIKELKIAAKRLITHATKLGGLGFGTSFLKWVASFAAIYLLILDRTNWRTNMLTSLLVPYIFFSLPSVLFNFFRGEVGRWIAFIAVILRLFFPRHFPDWLEMPGSLILLLVVAPSFFAHTLKDSWVGVVICLIIGCYLLQEHIRASGGFRNSFTQTHGISNTVGIIVLLVYPVWALVVHFL, from the exons ATGGGGAGGAAGGATTATTTGGCCATGAAAACTGATCCGGCCACGGCGGATTTGATCGACTCTGATATCAAAGAACTCAAGATCGCCGCAAAGAGGCTCATCACTCATGCCACTAAGCTTGGTGGCCTCGGCTTTGGGACTTCTTTTCTCAAATGGGTCGCTTCCTTCGCTGCAAT TTATTTGCTGATATTGGATCGAACCAACTGGAGAACAAACATGCTGACTTCACTTTTAGTCCCTTACATATTCTTTAGCCTTCCTTCGGTGTTGTTCAATTTTTTCAG AGGAGAGGTAGGGAGATGGATTGCTTTCATCGCAGTTATACTAAGGCTTTTCTTCCCGCGACACTTCCCAG ATTGGCTGGAGATGCCAGGATCTTTGATTCTTCTCCTGGTTGTGGCTCCCAGCTTCTTTGCACACACCTTGAAGGATAGCTGGGTTGGTGTCGTGATATGCCTTATCATTGGTTGTTACCTATTGCAAGAGCACATCCGAGCTTCTGGTGGATTCAGAAATTCCTTCACTCAAACCCATGGAATATCGAACACGGTTGGCATTATCGTTCTGTTAGTCTATCCTGTATGGGCACTTGTCGTCCACTTCCTCTAG